The following coding sequences lie in one Cherax quadricarinatus isolate ZL_2023a chromosome 8, ASM3850222v1, whole genome shotgun sequence genomic window:
- the LOC128685206 gene encoding loricrin-like, with protein sequence MTYCGSSESYFGGGGNTDLWLTFFCSPQILASLLAAAVDAELQGYSPPTHSSQGFISGGSGISGGSGFSGGSGFSGGSGISGGSGISGGSGFSGGSGYAGGSRFSGGSGISGGSGFSGGSGFSGGSGYAGGSGFSGGSGISGGSGISGGSGISGGSGISGGSGYAGGSGFSGGSGILGGSGISGGSGLSSGSGYAGGSGISGGSGYAGGSGFSGGSGILGGSGLSGGSGYAGGSGFSGSSGFSGGSGFSTSGSGFTGGSGFSGSSGLVSGSSGFISGSSGFSGSCGGGQVRHVDGSCVTPIITKSLYVFTAPKIHRPVGPRPNIPPPRVEHNIIFIRTPEGGFGVEPIVVPPPQQKNIVYVLNKRTHQGQQVVHIPAAEQQTPQVYFVNYADGDNPTLPTGEDLQSALNSASHGSGDVIGSGVGGFVSSAGVGGGSSFASDSGAIGGGSSVVSGGGAVGGGGTFVSGGGGVGVTTPSGLYGTP encoded by the exons ATGACGTACTGTGGTAGCAGCGAGAGTTActtcggtggtggtggtaacactg ACTTGTGGTTAACCTTCTTCTGCTCTCCACAGATCTTGGCCTCCTTGTTGGCAGCTGCTGTAGACGCCGAGCTTCAGGGCTACAGTCCACCCACTCACTCAAGCCAAGGTTTTATTTCTGGGGGCTCTGGGATCTCTGGCGGCTCTGGGTTCTCTGGCGGCTCTGGGTTCTCTGGCGGCTCTGGGATCTCGGGCGGCTCTGGGATCTCTGGCGGCTCTGGGTTCTCTGGCGGCTCTGGGTACGCTGGAGGATCTAGGTTCTCTGGCGGCTCTGGGATCTCTGGCGGCTCTGGGTTCTCTGGCGGCTCTGGGTTCTCTGGCGGCTCTGGGTATGCTGGAGGATCTGGGTTCTCTGGCGGCTCTGGGATCTCTGGCGGCTCTGGGATCTCTGGCGGCTCTGGGATCTCTGGCGGCTCTGGGATCTCTGGCGGCTCTGGGTATGCTGGAGGATCTGGGTTCTCTGGCGGCTCTGGGATCTTGGGCGGCTCCGGGATCTCTGGCGGCTCTGGGCTCTCTAGTGGCTCTGGGTACGCTGGAGGATCTGGGATCTCTGGCGGCTCTGGGTATGCTGGAGGATCTGGGTTCTCTGGCGGCTCTGGGATCTTGGGCGGCTCTGGGCTCTCTGGTGGCTCTGGGTACGCTGGAGGATCTGGGTTCTCTGGAAGCTCCGGGTTCTCTGGCGGCTCCGGATTCTCCACTAGTGGCTCCGGATTTACTGGGGGCTCCGGGTTCTCTGGAAGCTCTGGGCTCGTCTCCGGAAGTTCTGGGTTTATCTCTGGTAGCTCTGGGTTCTCAGGCAGCTGTGGTGGAGGACAGGTTCGCCATGTGGATGGCAGCTGTGTTACTCCAATAATCACTAAAAGTCTCTATGTGTTCACAGCCCCTAAAATTCACAGACCAGTCGGTCCACGACCAAATATTCCACCACCAAGAGTGGAACACAACATTATATTCATCCGAACTCCTGAGGGAGGATTTGGGGTGGAACCCATCGTTGTTCCTCCACCACAGCAGAAGAACATCGTCTACGTGCTCAACAAGCGCACTCATCAAGGTCAACAAGTCGTCCACATCCCAGCTGCTGAACAACAAACTCCTCAAGTGTATTTTGTCAACTATGCCGATGGTGACAACCCGACTTTGCCCACAGGAGAGGACCTCCAGTCTGCCCTCAACTCCGCCTCTCATGGTAGCGGGGACGTCAtcggcagtggtgttggtgggtttGTGAGCAGTGccggtgttggaggtggcagttCCTTTGCGAGTGACAGTGGCGCAATTGGAGGCGGCAGTTCGGTAGTGAGTGGCGGTGGCGCAGTTGGAGGTGGAGGTACTTTTGTGAGCGGCGGTGGCGGTGTAGGTGTCACCACGCCGTCTGGTCTATACGGAACTCCCTAA